Sequence from the Streptomyces sp. NBC_00440 genome:
GCCGCAGCCCTCGGAGTCGAGGCGGGCGAGCGTCTCGTAGAGGTCGCCGCCGTCCCGGGTCCAGCCGCGGCCTCTGAGGGTCGTACCGCGTACGTCGAGGCCGACCGCGATCTTGTCGCCGTGCTCGGCGATGATCTTCGCGACCCACTCGGGGGTCTCCAGCGCGGCGGTGCCGAGGTTGACCCGGGTGCAGCCGGTGGCGAGGGCTGCGGCCAGCGACGCGTCGTCGCGGATGCCGCCGGAGAGCTCGACCTTGATGTCCATCGCCGAGGTGACCTCGGAGATCAGCTTCCGGTTGTCGCCGGTGCCGAAGGCGGCGTCGAGGTCGACCAGGTGCAGCCACTCGGCGCCCGACCGCTGCCACGCGAGCGCGGCTTCCAGCGGTGAGCCGTAGGAGGTCTCGGAGCCGGACTCTCCGTGGACGAGGCGGACCGCCTGGCCGTCCCGGACATCGACGGCGGGGAGGAGTTCGAGCTTCTTCTGCAAGGCGGACATCAGAGGGTTCCGATCCAGTTGGTCAGCAGCTGGGCGCCGGCGTCGCCGGACTTCTCGGGGTGGAACTGGGTGGCCGACAGGGGGCCGTTCTCGACGGCCGCGACGAAGCGCTCGCCGTGCGTGGCCCAGGTGACGCGCGGGGCGCGGATCCTGGCGTTGGTGACTTCGAGCGACCAGTCGTGCGCCGCGTAGGAGTGCACGAAGTAGAAGCGCGCTGCCGCGTCGAGCCCGGCGAAGAGCTCGGTGTCCGCCGGGGCTTCCACGGTGTTCCACCCCATGTGCGGTACGACGTCGGCCTTGAGCGGGCCGACCGTGCCGGGCCACTCGTCGAGGCCCTCGGTCTCCACGCCGTGCTCGATGCCGCGCTCGAAGAGGATCTGCATCCCGACGCAGATGCCCATGACCGGGCGGCCGCCGGCGAGCCTGCGGCCGACGATCCAGTCGCCGCGGGCCTCCTTGAGCCCCTTCATACAGGCGGAGAAGGCACCGACACCGGGGACGAGCAGCCCTTCGGCGTTCATGGCGCGGTCGAAGTCACGGGTGATCTCGACGTCCGCGCCGGCGTGCGCGAGCGCGCGCTCGGCGGAGCGGACGTTGCCGAAGCCGTAGTCGAAGACCACGACCTTCCTGCGGGCGGTCATGTCCAGATTCCCTGGATACGCATCACACCCGCCGCCAGGCACATCACGGCTCCGATGGAGAGCAGCACGATGAGGCTCGCGGGCATCTTCTGCTTGACGAAGGAGTAGATACCGCCGGCCAGGAAGAGGCCGACGACGATGAGGATGGTGTTGAGGCCAGTCATGCTTACAGGGCGCCCTTGGTCGAAGGAAGAATGCCCGCTGCCCGCGGGTCGTGCTCGGACGCGTAACGCAGCGCGCGGGCCAGGGCCTTGAACTGGCACTCCACGATGTGGTGGGCGTTGCGCCCGTACGGCACGTGGACGTGCAGCGCGATCTGGGCCTGCGCGACGAACGACTCCAGGATGTGCCGGGTCATCGTCGTGTCGTACTCGCCGATCATCGGCGCCATGTTCTCCGGCTCGGTGTGCACCAGGTAGGGGCGGCCCGACAGGTCGACGGTGACCTGGGCGAGCGACTCGTCCAGCGGCACCGTGCAGTTGCCGAACCGGTAGATGCCCACCTTGTCGCCGAGCGCCTGCTTGAAGGCGGCGCCGATCGCCAGGGCGGTGTCCTCGATGGTGTGGTGCGAGTCGATGTGCAGGTCGCCGTCCGTCTTGACCGTGAGGTCGAAGAGGCCGTGGCGGCCCAGCTGGTCGAGCATGTGGTCGTAGAAGCCGACCCCCGTCGACACGTCGACCTTGCCGGTGCCGTCGAGATTGATCTCGACCACGACCGAGGTCTCCTTGGTGGTGCGTTCCACCCGTCCGATGCGGCCCACGCGAGTCATGCGGTGATCTCCTTGTGCAGTGTGCGTGCCGCTTCGAGGAACGCGTCGTTCTCGGCCGGAGTGCCCACGGAGACCCGCAGCCATCCGGGGACCCCGTTGTTCCTGATCAGGACACCGCGATCGAGGATCGCCCGCCAGGCAGCCGAGGCGTCCTGGAAGCGGCCGAACTGGATGAAGTTGGCATCGGACTGGGTCACGTCGTATCCGATGGAGCGCAGCTCACTGACAAGCCTGTCGCGCTCGTCCTTCAGCTGCTCGACGTACCGCAACAGGGTATCGGTGTGCTCCAGGGCGGCGAGCGCGGTGGCCTGGGTGACCGATGACAGGTGGTACGGCAGCCGTACGAGCTGGACGGCGTCGACCACGGCCGGGTCGGCCGCGAGGTAGCCGAGCCGCAGCCCGGCCGCGCCGAACGCCTTGGACATGGTCCGGGAGAGGACCAGGTGGGGGCGGCCCTCGATCAGCGGGAGCAGCGAGGGCGCGTGGCTGAACTCGCCGTACGCCTCGTCCACCACGACCATCGCAGGGCCCGCCGCCTGCGCCGCCTCGTACAGCGCGAGGACGGTCTCGGTGTCGACCGCGGTGCCGGTGGGGTTGTTGGGCGAGGTGATGAAGACGACGTCCGGCCGGTTCCCGGCGATGGAGCGTTCGGCCGCCGCCACGTCGATGGTGAAGTCCTCGTTGCGCGGTCCGGAGATCCAGCCGGTGCCGGTGCCGCGCGCGATGAGGGCGTGCATCGAGTACGAGGGCTCGAAGCCGATGGCCGTGCGGCCGGGGCCGCCGAAGGTCTGGAGCAGCTGCTGGATGACCTCGTTCGAGCCGTTCGCCGCCCAGACGTTGGCCGCGCCGACCGGGTGCCCCGCGGTCCTGGTGAGATAGCGGGCCAGCGCGGTGCGGAGCTCGACGGCGTCCCGGTCGGGGTAGCGGTTGAGCGTGCGGGCCGCCTCCCGTACGCGCTCGGTGATCCGGTCGATCAGCGCCTCGGGCAGCGGGTACGGGTTCTCGTTGGTGTTCAGCCGTACGGGGACGTCCAGTTGGGGCGCGCCGTACGGGGACTGGCCGCGCAGTTCGTCCCGTACGGGCAGGTCGTCGATGCCTGTCATGCGGTGGGCACCTTCCATCCGAACCTCGCCTTGAGGGCCGCGCCGTGCGCGGGCAGGTCCTCGGCCTCGGCGAGCGTCACCACGTGGTGGGTGACCTCGGCGAGCGCGTCCCGGGTGTAGTCGACGATGTGGATGCCGCGCAGGAACGACTGGACGGAGAGGCCCGAGGAGTGGCAGGCGCAGCCGCCGGTGGGCAGGACGTGGTTGGACCCGGCGCAGTAGTCCCCGAGGGAGACCGGGGCCCAGGGGCCGACGAAGACGGCTCCGGCGTTGCGGACCCGGGCGGCGACCGCTGCGGCGTCGGCGGTCTGGATCTCCAGGTGCTCGGCGCCGTACGCGTCCACGACCTTCAGGCCGTCCTCGACCGAGTCGACGAGGACGATCGCGGACTGCTTGCCCTCCAGCGCGGGCACGATCCGCTCGGTGATGTGCTTGGTGGCGGCGACCTGCGGCGCCAGCTCCTTCTCGACCGCGTCGGCCAGCTCGGCCGAGTCGGTGACGAGGACGGCGGCGGCCATCGGGTCGTGCTCGGCCTGGCTGATCAGGTCGGCCGCGACGTGCGCGGGGTCGGCGGTGTCGTCGGCGAGTACGGCGATCTCGGTCGGGCCCGCCTCGGCGTCGATGCCGATCCGGCCGGTGAAGTACCGCTTGGCCGCGGCGACCCAGATGTTGCCGGGGCCCGTGACCATGTTGACCGGGGGGCAGGACTCGGTGCCGTGGGCGAACATCGCGACGGCGGTGGCGCCGCCCGCCGCGTACACCTCGTCGATGCCGAGCAGCGCGCAGGCGGCCAGGATCGTCGGGTGCGGCAGGCCGCCGAACTCCTTCTGCGCGGGGGACGCGAGGGCGATCGACTCGACCCCGGCCTCCTGGGCGGGGACGACGTTCATGACCACCGAGGAGGGGTAGACGGAGCGTCCGCCCGGCGCGTACAGCCCGACACGCTCGACCGGTACCCACTTCTCGGTCACTTTGCCGCCGGGGACGACCTGGGTGGTGTGCTCGGCGCGCCGCTGGGCGCGGTGGACCAGCCTGGCGCGCCTGACCGACTCCTCCAGGGCCGCCCGCACCGCCGGGTCGAGGCGGGCCAGAGCGTCGGCGAGGGCGGCTGCGGGCACCCGCACCTGCTCCAGCCGCACACCGTCGAACTTCTCCGCGTACTCGATGAGCGCCGCGTCACCGCGATGGTGCACGTCCTCGCAGATCGGCCGCACCTTTTCCAGGGCGGCCTGTACGTCGAAGTCGGCACGGGGCAGCAGGTCGCGCAGGGCGCCACCCTCGGGGAGGGCGTCGCCGCGCAGATCGATTCGGGAGATCATGACACCAATTCTCTCAGACCGGTTACGGCCTCCGGTCGCCCGTATCAGTGGCTGATACACAACTGGCCCCCTGACGGTGACCGCTAGCGTTCACTCCATCACTCGTGGGCAGGGAGGGGCGGCAGTGACAGAGGCGCAGCACGACGAGCATGCGCCCAACTGGCTGACCGGCGCCGAGCTGGGCATGTGGGAGGCCTTCCGTAACGGCAGCACCTACGATCTGCGCACCCGCAACCCGGTCATGGACAATCCGCTCTCGGCCCGCACCTGGGGCCCCGAGCGCACGGTCCGTGCGCGCGTGGTGGCCCTGCTGCTGCTCAGCGGGCCGCCGGCGCTGGCGGGCCGGGTCTCCTCGCTCAAGCTGACCGGGGTGCAGATCACCGGCGCGCTGGATCTCGCGGGCGGCACGGTCACTCCGTACGTGGAGCTGACCGGCTGCCGGTTCGAGGACGAGGTGCTGCTGCCGGAGTGCCGGGTGACCACGGTCCGGATGGTCGGCTGCGCGATGCCGCGTCTTGAGGCGGCCCGGCTGCACAGCGAGGGCGATCTGCATCTGCCGCGCTGCCGGGTGGCGGGCGGCATCCGGCTGACCGACGCACAGATCGGCACGGATCTGCTGATCAACATGATGGTGGTGCACCCGGACCGCAAGGGCCGCTCCATCGCGGCCGACGGGCTGTACGTGGCACAGGATCTGCAGGCCGAGATGATCGAGTCGCACGGCGAGGTGAGTCTGCGCTCGGCGCGGATCGGGGTCTCGCTGAGCTTCAACGGCAGCCGGCTGCTCAATCCGGACGGACGGCGGGCGCTGAACGCACCGCAGCTCTCGGTGGAGCGCACGCTCTATCTGTCGGCGGCCGGGGTGACACCGGACGGCGGCGGCACCACTCCCCCGTACGGCACCGGGCCGACCCCGCCGTACGGGACGAGGATCCAGCCGTTCGAGTGCGTCGGCGGGATACGGCTTGACGACGGGCGGTTCGGGGACGCCCTCGACCTGCGGAGTGCGAAGTTCCGTATGCATAGCGACCAGGAGCTGTCACTGCGCCGTATCCAGACCCCCGAACTGCGCTTCCTCGGGGACCGCCCCGAGCAGGGCCGGGTGGTGCTCTCGGGCGCCAAGGTGGTCAACCTGGTCGATATGTCGACCAGTTGGCCGGGTCCCGGCGGTCTGGCGATGGGCGGCTTCAGCTACGAGAACCTCATCCCGGTCGGCCGATTTCCGCTGGAGCAGCGGCTGGAGTGGGTGACGGCGGCGACTCCGGAGTACGCGCCGGAGCCGTACGAACGGCTGGCGTCGGTGCTGCGCAACAGCGGCGAGGACGCGGACGCCCGCGAGGTGCTGCTCGCGAAGCAGCGCAGACGGCGCGAGACGCTGCCGCTGGCCGCCAAGGTGTGGGGGTACCTCCAGGACTGGACGGTGGCGTACGGCTACCGGCCGGGCCGGGCCGCGCTCTGGATGGCGGTGCTGTGGGCGGCGGGAACGGTCGCGTTCTCGCGCTACCACCCGGAGCCGATGAGCCGGGACGGGCATCCGCAGTGGAACGCGGCGCTCTACGCACTGGATCTGCTGATCCCGGTGGTCAACCTCGGCCAGGACGGCTACTGGAAGCTGTGCGGCGGCTGGCAGTGGGCGGCCGCCGCGCTGATCGTGCTCGGCTGGATCCTGGCCACGACGGTCGCGACGGGCGCCACCCGCCTGCTGCGCCGGAGCTGACGGGCCGGGTGCGGTGGGTGTGCCGTGCGGTGGGTGCGTCGTGCGGTGGGTGCCGTGCGGTGGGTGGGTCCTGCGGGGCGGGTGGGTGAGTCCGCGTCCGGGAAGTCCGGTCCGCCCCCTTACCTCTTTACCGCTCCCCCTACCTCTTTACCGCTCCTTGACCACCCCGCGTACAACCATCACCCCGATACGAAAGCTTCACGTCCTGCCCCTGGCGCCCTCCTCACCTGCGGTTTTCAATGGTCCGCACCATGTCCCTCATTACTTCTCTGCCCTCCCTCCGCACCATGCCCCTGCGCTCCCTGCGCTCCCTGACCGGGACGGGGCGCCGCCCGCCGCACCGGCCCGCCGACGGGCCGGGCGGCCACCGCGACGAAGAGGTGCTGCTCGACGTCCCCGACGCCCGGCTGGCGCCCGTGCTCGTCGCGGCGGCCGAGGGGGACCACGGGCCGGCGGCCGCACTGCTGGCCGCCACACGGGCGACATCCGGCTGGGAGCACCGCGACCGCTACCTCACCCGGCTCGCCGCCTTCGCCCTCAGCAGGGACGAATGGCTCTCCGGCTGGCTCGCGGCCTCGCCGCACGACCCGGACGCGCTGCTCCTCGCCGCCGGCCTCGCGGTCCTCAGGGCCTGGGACTCCCCCGCCCGGGCCGAACTGCTGCGGGAGGTCGGCCCGCTGGTCGAGGCGGCGGCCGACGGTGATCCCCGGGACCCGGTGCCGTGGCGCATCGCTCTGGACCACGCCCGCGGAGTGCACGCCACGCACACCGACTTCGAAACCCTCTGGGAGCAGGCGCTGCGCCGCTCCCCGTGGCACTACGGCTGCCATGTGGCCGCCCTGCGCTATCTGTCGGTGCAGTGGCACGGCTCGCACCGCGAGTGCTTCGACTTCGCGGAGCAGGCCGCGGACGACGCACCGCCCGGATCGCTGGTGCGGGCACTGCCGGTACGGGCGGCTTTCGCGTACCTCGTCGGCGGCGGGCAGCCGGCCGCCGTCCGCGAGCGGATCGACGGGGCGGCCGACCGCGCCGTCGCGCTGTCCGCCGGGTACCGGCCGGGCGACGCGCTGCTCGCGGAGATCCGGAATCTGCTGGTGTACGTGCTGGTCAGCCGGGAGAGGTGGGCCGAAGCTGTGGAGCAGTTCCGGCTGATCGGCCCGGACGTGACCTCGTTCCCGTGGGCCCGGCTGAGCGACGACCCGCTGGGCCGGTTCCTCGAACTGCGCGGCGCGGCCCGCCTGCTGGCCGCTCCCGGGGGTGCGCGGCGGGACAGGACGGGGCGCGCCCGCGGCCGCGGCCATTACGCTTGACCGCTGTGACCACCGCGCGCCTCCCTCTCTTCCCGCTGAACTCGGTGCTGTTCCCGGGCCTCGTGCTGCCTCTGAACATCTTCGAGGAGCGTTATCGCGCCATGATGCGCGACCTGCTCAAGGTGGACGACGAGGCCGAGCCACGGCGCTTCGCCGTCGTCGCCATCCGCGACGGTTCCGAGGTGGCGCCCACGCTGCCAGGGCTGCCCGGCCGCGCCGCACTGCCCGAGCCGGGCCCGGCCGCCGGTTTCGGCGACGACCCGGCCACCGCCCTGCACCACATCGGCTGCATCGCCGACGCGGCGACGATCCGTGAGCGCGACGACGGCAGTTTCGAGGTGCTCGCCACCGGCACGGCGCGGGTGCGGATCCACTCGCTGGACGCGAGCGGCCCGTATCTGACCGCCGAGGTCGAGGAACTGCCCGAGGACGCCGGGGACGACGCGGGCGCCCTCGCTGAGGGTGTGCTGCGCGCCTTCCGCGCCTATCAGAAGCGGCTGGCCGGTGCACGCGAACGCTCGCTCACCACGGGGGCCGAGCTTCCCGACGAGCCCTCGGTGGTCTCGTACCTGGTCGCGGCGGCCGCCGTGCTGGACGTGCCCGCCAAGCAGAAGCTGCTCGAAGCGCCGGACATCGCGACCCGGCTGCGCGAGGAGCTGAAGCTGCTGCGGTCGGAGACCGCGGTGATCCGGCATCTTCCGTCGCTGCCCGCCACGGACCTGACCCGGGCCCCGACCCACCTCAACTGACCCGAGGAGCGCGCACGTGGCGAAGAAGGCGAAGAAGAAGCAGTCGGGGGGCACGCCGGCCACGGCGGCGCTGGCCGCGGCAGGCACGGCGTACACGCTGCACACGTACGAGCACGACCCGGCCGCCGCCTCCTACGGCGGGGAGGCCGCCGAAGCGCTCGGGGTCACCCCCGACCGGGTATTCAAGACGCTGGTGGCCGATGTGGACGGCGAGCTGACCGTGGCCGTCGTCCCGGTCGCGGGCAGCCTGGACCTCAAGGCCCTGGCCGCAGCGGTGGGCGGCAAGCGCGCCACCATGGCGGACCCGGCCGTGGCGGAACGCACCACGGGGTACGTGCTCGGCGGTATCTCCCCGCTGGGCCAGCGCAAGCGCCTCCGTACGGTCCTTGACGCATCGGCGTCGGAGCACGGGACCATCTGCGTATCGGCGGGGCGCAGGGGGCTTGAGGTGGAGCTGTCCCCTGCGGACCTGGCCGGGCTCACCGGGGCGCTGCTGGCCGTGGTGGGGCGGGCGGGCCGCCCGTACGACCCGGCGGTCTAGTGCCGCGGCACTAGCGCCTTTCGCCCGGCTCCGGAGCGGGGTCCTCGTACGACAGCGGAGGCAGCGTGGCGGGCGGGGACGGCGGGGTCCACTCCGGCTCGGGGTCCCGCGGTCCGAACACCGCGGTCACCCCCAGGTGCACGATCATCGCCGCCACCGGCCACGCGAGCAGTGCGCCCTTCGCGGCCAGTTTCAGCGGTGCGTCGAAGGTGACGCCCTTGCCCGCGTGCTTCGCGGCCGCGACCACGTCCTGCGACGGGCCGAGCCAGATCCCCACGCGCCAGGCGAGCAGCGAGCCGAGCAGGCCGCCGACGGCGAGAGCGATGACCAGCGGCACCCCGCCGCGCCTGCGGAAGAGGAAGAC
This genomic interval carries:
- the ybaK gene encoding Cys-tRNA(Pro) deacylase, whose protein sequence is MAKKAKKKQSGGTPATAALAAAGTAYTLHTYEHDPAAASYGGEAAEALGVTPDRVFKTLVADVDGELTVAVVPVAGSLDLKALAAAVGGKRATMADPAVAERTTGYVLGGISPLGQRKRLRTVLDASASEHGTICVSAGRRGLEVELSPADLAGLTGALLAVVGRAGRPYDPAV
- the hisD gene encoding histidinol dehydrogenase, with product MISRIDLRGDALPEGGALRDLLPRADFDVQAALEKVRPICEDVHHRGDAALIEYAEKFDGVRLEQVRVPAAALADALARLDPAVRAALEESVRRARLVHRAQRRAEHTTQVVPGGKVTEKWVPVERVGLYAPGGRSVYPSSVVMNVVPAQEAGVESIALASPAQKEFGGLPHPTILAACALLGIDEVYAAGGATAVAMFAHGTESCPPVNMVTGPGNIWVAAAKRYFTGRIGIDAEAGPTEIAVLADDTADPAHVAADLISQAEHDPMAAAVLVTDSAELADAVEKELAPQVAATKHITERIVPALEGKQSAIVLVDSVEDGLKVVDAYGAEHLEIQTADAAAVAARVRNAGAVFVGPWAPVSLGDYCAGSNHVLPTGGCACHSSGLSVQSFLRGIHIVDYTRDALAEVTHHVVTLAEAEDLPAHGAALKARFGWKVPTA
- a CDS encoding LON peptidase substrate-binding domain-containing protein; translation: MTTARLPLFPLNSVLFPGLVLPLNIFEERYRAMMRDLLKVDDEAEPRRFAVVAIRDGSEVAPTLPGLPGRAALPEPGPAAGFGDDPATALHHIGCIADAATIRERDDGSFEVLATGTARVRIHSLDASGPYLTAEVEELPEDAGDDAGALAEGVLRAFRAYQKRLAGARERSLTTGAELPDEPSVVSYLVAAAAVLDVPAKQKLLEAPDIATRLREELKLLRSETAVIRHLPSLPATDLTRAPTHLN
- the priA gene encoding bifunctional 1-(5-phosphoribosyl)-5-((5-phosphoribosylamino)methylideneamino)imidazole-4-carboxamide isomerase/phosphoribosylanthranilate isomerase PriA, which encodes MSALQKKLELLPAVDVRDGQAVRLVHGESGSETSYGSPLEAALAWQRSGAEWLHLVDLDAAFGTGDNRKLISEVTSAMDIKVELSGGIRDDASLAAALATGCTRVNLGTAALETPEWVAKIIAEHGDKIAVGLDVRGTTLRGRGWTRDGGDLYETLARLDSEGCGRYVVTDIAKDGTLQGPNLELLKNVCAATDKPVVASGGVSSLDDLRAISSLVPSGVEGAIVGKALYAKAFTLEEALEAVAVAA
- a CDS encoding oxidoreductase, coding for MTEAQHDEHAPNWLTGAELGMWEAFRNGSTYDLRTRNPVMDNPLSARTWGPERTVRARVVALLLLSGPPALAGRVSSLKLTGVQITGALDLAGGTVTPYVELTGCRFEDEVLLPECRVTTVRMVGCAMPRLEAARLHSEGDLHLPRCRVAGGIRLTDAQIGTDLLINMMVVHPDRKGRSIAADGLYVAQDLQAEMIESHGEVSLRSARIGVSLSFNGSRLLNPDGRRALNAPQLSVERTLYLSAAGVTPDGGGTTPPYGTGPTPPYGTRIQPFECVGGIRLDDGRFGDALDLRSAKFRMHSDQELSLRRIQTPELRFLGDRPEQGRVVLSGAKVVNLVDMSTSWPGPGGLAMGGFSYENLIPVGRFPLEQRLEWVTAATPEYAPEPYERLASVLRNSGEDADAREVLLAKQRRRRETLPLAAKVWGYLQDWTVAYGYRPGRAALWMAVLWAAGTVAFSRYHPEPMSRDGHPQWNAALYALDLLIPVVNLGQDGYWKLCGGWQWAAAALIVLGWILATTVATGATRLLRRS
- a CDS encoding histidinol-phosphate transaminase, with protein sequence MTGIDDLPVRDELRGQSPYGAPQLDVPVRLNTNENPYPLPEALIDRITERVREAARTLNRYPDRDAVELRTALARYLTRTAGHPVGAANVWAANGSNEVIQQLLQTFGGPGRTAIGFEPSYSMHALIARGTGTGWISGPRNEDFTIDVAAAERSIAGNRPDVVFITSPNNPTGTAVDTETVLALYEAAQAAGPAMVVVDEAYGEFSHAPSLLPLIEGRPHLVLSRTMSKAFGAAGLRLGYLAADPAVVDAVQLVRLPYHLSSVTQATALAALEHTDTLLRYVEQLKDERDRLVSELRSIGYDVTQSDANFIQFGRFQDASAAWRAILDRGVLIRNNGVPGWLRVSVGTPAENDAFLEAARTLHKEITA
- the hisH gene encoding imidazole glycerol phosphate synthase subunit HisH, which encodes MTARRKVVVFDYGFGNVRSAERALAHAGADVEITRDFDRAMNAEGLLVPGVGAFSACMKGLKEARGDWIVGRRLAGGRPVMGICVGMQILFERGIEHGVETEGLDEWPGTVGPLKADVVPHMGWNTVEAPADTELFAGLDAAARFYFVHSYAAHDWSLEVTNARIRAPRVTWATHGERFVAAVENGPLSATQFHPEKSGDAGAQLLTNWIGTL
- the hisB gene encoding imidazoleglycerol-phosphate dehydratase HisB; its protein translation is MGRIGRVERTTKETSVVVEINLDGTGKVDVSTGVGFYDHMLDQLGRHGLFDLTVKTDGDLHIDSHHTIEDTALAIGAAFKQALGDKVGIYRFGNCTVPLDESLAQVTVDLSGRPYLVHTEPENMAPMIGEYDTTMTRHILESFVAQAQIALHVHVPYGRNAHHIVECQFKALARALRYASEHDPRAAGILPSTKGAL